A single region of the Salvelinus sp. IW2-2015 linkage group LG20, ASM291031v2, whole genome shotgun sequence genome encodes:
- the si:dkey-89b17.4 gene encoding zinc finger protein 646 isoform X1: protein MYTPTMAMHDMSRVKGFPCKEXDMVCPSTPSLLEHMKAHYQQEENGRFECEQCGRIYKHAGSLANHKKSHEVGSFQCPVCTRTLPNAVALKNHLRIHTLSPSSAQAEEDGGDEGAEDGHDERNYGLAQDLSDGFARXHLNNSGMGHGVMSHDPDDHKKSPVTDDAWDRPFKCDQCDRTYRHHGSLVNHKKCHQEGAFKCTVCYKQFNNLAALNGHERTHSKFKTPGASMVNNNIHDSVTDQRSSAPQTDDAANCFCHLCQVALPNKSDFQEHILLHNAASSSXGLXRSFPGIMXHNLSAVRSPAYTPALGDPLPLPPLPNDKRGPFDPMLGPPVNNPIYTCAYCGAGHPDLERLKVHYLTHDPHPGSHGQDGILNTDGIGSNSNPSPSGEXVQSSSDDGERRFKCQDCGKSYRHAGSLVNHKRSHQTGLYQCTICCKQYPQLAALHSHLRSHKGRTSNQSSLNTEGDWLSSEPLTLDSQNSYVQEGSGATTPISLPGNLGDAAHFVPDGGHSSGLDSLEFHDRFDGSLAQSNSGHSPLPQNHRQADRHMCTDCGEMYGDISGIKSHMCPQRRQNQGMSNGFMGNMSGYNSPGGAALPSGGGNVKESNGQRSQYGSQSHAQGGGKRMNKEDDDDGEVYQCSVCGNHYASLRALRSHLRSHANNPTGPGTSALSPNGEADWRIICSTCGQSFSRKQDLLNHQLIHGPHRSDAAAQSMGADPTXTNGKMDGDGRNHICVDCGMFFADRHHLITHLCPGKGRGGVLSKEGLNGAKGMTGGDGVSGGGVGGPGGSRDMGGQDRRQQMPDSEDRPHKCDQCGRGYRHPCSLLNHKKSHKTGVFRCLVCQKRYYNLLALKNHQRTHFDLKSKAAAGTGRSGPQVAPDSETMALLEWHKCEECGKAFKIQKQLENHLRLHEEHRAKAHAQLAKLGNGRYQGGPSGMQAMRGESSKSQNPGMGEVKYGQQQQGFKQPYSEAGTSRAQNFDLQEGGRRPFACDECGRSYRHAGSLANHKNLHKIGEYHCNVCNSTYPNRLAMKNHLRLHFALKKHTCQECGKGFRTQKQLTTHHSAQLCKGAAGAVAQMDYECDGCCEGFATADZLAAQDCPAQQLPSSSASLNSSSLSIDGADLVPDERPYSCDICNCSYKHASSLLNHKHTHKTGTLTCTYCDKPYSNYMALRNHMRIHTQKKRHICHHXGKAFRLARFLRNHQKVQEEGHTRFGCTSCGKSFQGRSGLARHRCGENQVGKEGRRMATASTTGGEECRYTCDQCGRSYAHASSLLNHKNTHTVGIYHCAVCLKTYSNLLALKNHRRIHSEIRRHRCPECGKAFRVSSQLNSHRRVHLKERELTCGPCQRSFPSQASFRLHQEISHGQAPRPPQQXQARAGGASGGTSGGGSSGLXWXSGLDLTXLQAQGLXPNGLPKMNSLSFQGPSGSRSRGATGTKSHVCNQCGRCYLHASSLLNHKNSHKTGAYFCNSCQKEFPNLMSLKNHRRIHTEPKRFQCPDCGKSFRVSTQLICHRRIHTKEKPFSCQQCDKRFSSKSNLRHHQKVHWSSSAPPTMAMGAASFLGHPPIGAGRPPKSHVCDQCGRGYRHAGSLQNHKNVHKTGAYFCTSCQKEFHNLNALKNHRRIHTETKRYECPECGKSFRVSTQLIIHRRIHTKEKPFSCQQCDKRFSSKSNLRHHMKWHWGSSA, encoded by the exons ATGTATACGCCTACTATGGCAATGCATGATATGAGCCGTGTCAAGGGTTTCCCCTGTAAAGAGTGRGATATGGTTTGCCCCAGTACCCCTAGTCTGTTAGAACACATGAAGGCTCACTACCAGCAAGAAGAAAATGGCAGGTTTGAGTGTGAGCAATGTGGCCGCATCTATAAGCATGCTGGCAGCCTGGCCAACCATAAGAAATCCCATGAAGTGGGTTCCTTTCAGTGCCCGGTCTGCACCAGAACCCTGCCCAATGCTGTGGCTCTGAAGAACCACCTCCGTATCCACACCCTATCCCCAAGCAGTGCCCAGGCAGAGGAAGACGGCGGTGACGAAGGCGCTGAAGACGGACATGATGAGAGGAACTATGGTCTTGCACAGGACCTGTCTGATGGCTTTGCCCGCAYTCACCTGAACAACAGTGGAATGGGTCATGGTGTGATGTCACATGACCCAGATGATCATAAGAAGTCACCTGTAACCGATGATGCCTGGGATCGTCCATTCAAATGCGATCAGTGTGATAGAACCTACCGCCACCATGGGAGCCTGGTTAATCACAAGAAATGTCACCAGGAGGGTGCGTTCAAGTGCACCGTCTGTTACAAGCAGTTCAACAACCTGGCTGCTCTCAACGGCCATGAGCGAACCCACTCAAAGTTTAAGACTCCTGGAGCATCGATGGTTAACAACAACATACATGATTCTGTGACTGATCAGCGTTCGTCTGCGCCCCAAACCGATGATGCAGCTAACTGCTTCTGCCACCTGTGCCAGGTAGCTTTGCCCAACAAGAGTGACTTCCAGGAGCACATCCTGTTGCATAATGCAGCCTCCTCTTCARTGGGTCTTMCCCGTAGTTTCCCTGGGATAATGSCGCACAATCTCAGCGCTGTCCGCTCCCCAGCATACACACCTGCCCTGGGTGACCCTCTGCCGCTTCCTCCTTTGCCWAATGATAAACGTGGCCCCTTTGACCCAATGCTTGGCCCTCCTGTCAATAACCCCATTTACACTTGTGCATACTGTGGGGCTGGGCATCCTGATCTGGAGAGRCTCAAAGTTCACTACCTGACCCATGACCCCCACCCAGGCTCCCATGGTCAGGATGGTATCCTGAACACTGATGGGATTGGCTCTAACTCTAACCCATCACCATCTGGAGAGYGAGTGCAATCTTCTTCTGATGATGGRGAACGTCGTTTCAAGTGTCAGGATTGTGGGAAAAGCTACCGCCATGCTGGAAGCCTGGTCAACCACAAGCGRTCCCACCAGACTGGCCTCTACCAGTGCACCATCTGCTGCAAGCAGTATCCGCARTTGGCWGCCTTGCATAGCCACCTCCGCAGCCATAAGGGAAGAACATCCAACCAATCYTCCCTCAACACTGAAGGCGACTGGCTCTCCTCMGAACCCCTGACACTTGACTCTCAGAATAGTTATGTGCAGGAGGGGAGCGGCGCAACCACCCCCATCTCCCTCCCRGGAAATCTTGGTGACGCTGCTCACTTTGTACCTGATGGTGGCCACAGCAGCGGTTTGGATTCACTGGAGTTCCATGATCGATTTGATGGCTCCCTTGCCCAGAGCAACTCTGGGCACTCCCCTCTTCCCCAGAACCACCGCCAGGCTGATAGACACATGTGCACTGACTGTGGAGAGATGTACGGGGACATATCTGGCATCAAGTCTCACATGTGCCCCCAACGGCGACAGAACCAGGGGATGTCCAATGGATTCATGGGAAACATGAGTGGCTACAACAGTCCTGGAGGCGCtgctctcccttcaggtggagGAAATGTGAAAGAGAGCAATGGACAGCGCTCTCAGTATGGTTCTCAGTCCCATGCCCAAGGAGGGGGAAAAAGGATGAATaaagaagatgatgatgatggtgaagtGTACCAGTGCTCGGTGTGTGGAAACCATTATGCCAGCCTCAGAGCTCTGAGGAGTCATCTGCGCAGCCATGCTAACAATCCCACAGGGCCTGGGACTTCGGCACTTTCTCCTAACGGTGAGGCAGACTGGAGGATTATCTGCAGCACCTGTGGCCAGAGCTTCTCCAGAAAGCAAGACCTGTTAAACCACCAACTGATTCATGGGCCACAYAGGTCAGATGCAGCAGCSCAGAGCATGGGGGCCGATCCCACCAKTACTAATGGCAAAATGGATGGTGATGGGAGGAATCACATTTGCGTTGACTGTGGCATGTTCTTTGCTGATCGCCATCACCTGATCACTCACCTGTGTCCTggaaagggaagaggaggagtgcTGAGCAAAGAAGGYTTGAATGGKGCTAAAGGGATGACTGGSGGAGATGGAGTTAGTGGCGGCGGAGTTGGAGGACCTGGAGGCAGTCGTGATATGGGAGGACAGGACCGTAGACAACAGATGCCAGATTCGGAGGATCGACCCCACAAATGTGACCAGTGTGGAAGGGGCTACAGGCACCCTTGCTCCCTGCTCAACCACAAGAAATCTCACAAGACCGGAGTCTTCAGATGCCTTGTCTGCCAGAAGCGCTACTACAACCTGCTGGCGCTTAAGAACCACCAGAGGACCCACTTTGATTTAAAAAG CAAGGCTGCCGCTGGCACAGGGAGAAGCGGTCCCCAAGTGGCACCCGATTCCGAAACGATGGCTTTACTTGAATG GCACAAGTGTGAGGAGTGTGGGAAGGCCTTCAAGATCCAGAAGCAGCTGGAAAACCACCTTCGGCTACATGAAGAACACCGAGCAAAGGCTCACGCCCAGCTCGCYAAACTAGGCAATGGAAGGTATCAAGGAGGACCCTCTGGCATGCAGGCCATGAGAGGAGAATCGTCCAAATCCCAGAACCCTGGCATGGGGGAAGTCAAGtatggacaacaacaacaaggctTCAAGCAACCCTACTCAGAGGCTGGRACTTCAAGGGCTCAGAATTTTGATCTACAAGAAGGGGGACGACGACCCTTCGCCTGTGACGAGTGCGGACGGAGCTATCGTCATGCAGGRAGCTTGGCCAATCACAAGAATCTTCACAAAATTGGCGAGTATCACTGCAATGTCTGCAACTCCACTTACCCSAACCGCCTGGCCATGAAAAACCATCTGCGTCTTCATTTTGCCCTCAAGAAGCACACTTGCCAGGAATGTGGCAAAGGATTCCGTACCCAAAAGCAGCTGACCACCCACCACTCTGCACAGCTCTGCAAGGGGGCTGCAGGAGCTGTTGCTCAAATGGATTACGAGTGTGATGGGTGCTGCGAGGGTTTCGCTACTGCAGACSAGCTGGCTGCACARGACTGCCCTGCTCAGCAGCTRCCTTCGTCCTCGGCCTCCCTCAACAGCTCAAGCCTCAGCATCGATGGGGCTGACCTTGTGCCAGATGAACGKCCCTACAGCTGTGACATCTGCAACTGCTCTTACAAACATGCCAGCAGCCTGCTgaaccacaagcacacacacaagacgGGCACRTTRACTTGCACCTACTGCGACAAGCCGTACTCCAACTACATGGCGCTGCGCAACCACATGCGCATCCACACGCAGAAGAAGAGGCACATCTGCCACCACTGRGGGAAAGCYTTCCGGCTAGCCAGATTCCTCCGCAATCACCAGAAGGTCCARGAGGAGGGCCACACACGCTTTGGCTGCACCAGCTGCGGGAAGAGCTTCCAGGGGAGGTCAGGCCTGGCGAGGCACCGCTGCGGGGAGAACCAGGTAGGCAAGGAGGGCAGGAGGATGGCCACTGCAAGCACGACAGGGGGAGAAGAGTGCCGGTACAC ATGTGACCAGTGTGGCCGCTCCTACGCCCATGCCAGCTCCCTCCTCAACCACAAAAACACCCACACCGTCGGCATTTACCACTGTGCTGTGTGCCTCAAGACCTATTCCAACCTCCTGGCCCTCAAGAACCACCGGCGCATCCATTCAGAGATACGGCGTCACCGCTGCCCAGAATGCGGCAAGGCTTTCCGTGTCTCCTCCCAGCTCAACAGCCACCGTCGCGTCCACCTAAAGGAGAGGGAGCTAACTTGTGGCCCCTGCCAGCGCAGCTTCCCCAGCCAGGCCAGCTTCCGGCTCCACCAGGAGATCTCCCACGGCCAAGCCCCCAGGCCCCCCCAGCAGAKACAGGCCAGGGCTGGGGGAGCCTCTGGGGGCACATCCGGGGGCGGGAGCTCAGGCCTTAYCTGGGYCTCCGGCCTGGATCTCACGRTGTTGCAGGCCCAAGGACTGGWCCCCAATGGACTACCCAAAATGAACTCCCTGTCCTTCCAAGGCCCCAGTGGCAGCAGGAGCCGTGGGGCGACGGGGACCAAGTCGCACGTCTGCAACCAGTGCGGCCGCTGCTACCTCCACGCCAGCTCCCTCCTCAACCACAAAAACAGTCACAAAACAGGCGCCTACTTCTGTAACTCCTGTCAGAAGGAGTTTCCCAACCTGATGTCCCTCAAGAACCACCGGCGCATTCACACTGAGCCCAAACGTTTCCAGTGCCCTGACTGCGGAAAGTCCTTCCGTGTGTCCACCCAGCTCATCTGCCACAGGCGCATCCACACAAAGGAAAAGCCCTTTTCCTGCCAGCAATGCGACAAGCGCTTCTCCAGCAAGTCCAACCTGCGCCACCACCAGAAGGTGCACTGGAGCAGCTCAGCGCCCCCTACCATGGCCATGGGCGCTGCCAGCTTCTTGG GTCATCCACCAATTGGCGCAGGGAGACCACCCAAGTCGCATGTCTGTGACCAGTGCGGCCGTGGTTACCGCCATGCCGGATCTCTCCAGAACCACAAGAACGTCCACAAGACAGGTGCCTATTTCTGCACCTCCTGTCAAAAGGAGTTTCACAATCTGAACGCCCTCAAGAACCACCGGCGCATCCATACGGAGACCAAACGCTACGAGTGCCCGGAGTGCGGAAAGTCCTTCCGTGTGTCCACCCAGCTCATAATCCACCGGCGCATCCACACCAAGGAGAAACCCTTCTCCTGCCAGCAGTGCGACAAGCGCTTCTCCAGCAAGTCCAACCTGCGTCACCACATGAAGTGGCATTGGGGCAGCTCAGCGTGA
- the si:dkey-89b17.4 gene encoding zinc finger protein 91 isoform X2, whose amino-acid sequence MYTPTMAMHDMSRVKGFPCKEXDMVCPSTPSLLEHMKAHYQQEENGRFECEQCGRIYKHAGSLANHKKSHEVGSFQCPVCTRTLPNAVALKNHLRIHTLSPSSAQAEEDGGDEGAEDGHDERNYGLAQDLSDGFARXHLNNSGMGHGVMSHDPDDHKKSPVTDDAWDRPFKCDQCDRTYRHHGSLVNHKKCHQEGAFKCTVCYKQFNNLAALNGHERTHSKFKTPGASMVNNNIHDSVTDQRSSAPQTDDAANCFCHLCQVALPNKSDFQEHILLHNAASSSXGLXRSFPGIMXHNLSAVRSPAYTPALGDPLPLPPLPNDKRGPFDPMLGPPVNNPIYTCAYCGAGHPDLERLKVHYLTHDPHPGSHGQDGILNTDGIGSNSNPSPSGEXVQSSSDDGERRFKCQDCGKSYRHAGSLVNHKRSHQTGLYQCTICCKQYPQLAALHSHLRSHKGRTSNQSSLNTEGDWLSSEPLTLDSQNSYVQEGSGATTPISLPGNLGDAAHFVPDGGHSSGLDSLEFHDRFDGSLAQSNSGHSPLPQNHRQADRHMCTDCGEMYGDISGIKSHMCPQRRQNQGMSNGFMGNMSGYNSPGGAALPSGGGNVKESNGQRSQYGSQSHAQGGGKRMNKEDDDDGEVYQCSVCGNHYASLRALRSHLRSHANNPTGPGTSALSPNGEADWRIICSTCGQSFSRKQDLLNHQLIHGPHRSDAAAQSMGADPTXTNGKMDGDGRNHICVDCGMFFADRHHLITHLCPGKGRGGVLSKEGLNGAKGMTGGDGVSGGGVGGPGGSRDMGGQDRRQQMPDSEDRPHKCDQCGRGYRHPCSLLNHKKSHKTGVFRCLVCQKRYYNLLALKNHQRTHFDLKRHKCEECGKAFKIQKQLENHLRLHEEHRAKAHAQLAKLGNGRYQGGPSGMQAMRGESSKSQNPGMGEVKYGQQQQGFKQPYSEAGTSRAQNFDLQEGGRRPFACDECGRSYRHAGSLANHKNLHKIGEYHCNVCNSTYPNRLAMKNHLRLHFALKKHTCQECGKGFRTQKQLTTHHSAQLCKGAAGAVAQMDYECDGCCEGFATADZLAAQDCPAQQLPSSSASLNSSSLSIDGADLVPDERPYSCDICNCSYKHASSLLNHKHTHKTGTLTCTYCDKPYSNYMALRNHMRIHTQKKRHICHHXGKAFRLARFLRNHQKVQEEGHTRFGCTSCGKSFQGRSGLARHRCGENQVGKEGRRMATASTTGGEECRYTCDQCGRSYAHASSLLNHKNTHTVGIYHCAVCLKTYSNLLALKNHRRIHSEIRRHRCPECGKAFRVSSQLNSHRRVHLKERELTCGPCQRSFPSQASFRLHQEISHGQAPRPPQQXQARAGGASGGTSGGGSSGLXWXSGLDLTXLQAQGLXPNGLPKMNSLSFQGPSGSRSRGATGTKSHVCNQCGRCYLHASSLLNHKNSHKTGAYFCNSCQKEFPNLMSLKNHRRIHTEPKRFQCPDCGKSFRVSTQLICHRRIHTKEKPFSCQQCDKRFSSKSNLRHHQKVHWSSSAPPTMAMGAASFLGHPPIGAGRPPKSHVCDQCGRGYRHAGSLQNHKNVHKTGAYFCTSCQKEFHNLNALKNHRRIHTETKRYECPECGKSFRVSTQLIIHRRIHTKEKPFSCQQCDKRFSSKSNLRHHMKWHWGSSA is encoded by the exons ATGTATACGCCTACTATGGCAATGCATGATATGAGCCGTGTCAAGGGTTTCCCCTGTAAAGAGTGRGATATGGTTTGCCCCAGTACCCCTAGTCTGTTAGAACACATGAAGGCTCACTACCAGCAAGAAGAAAATGGCAGGTTTGAGTGTGAGCAATGTGGCCGCATCTATAAGCATGCTGGCAGCCTGGCCAACCATAAGAAATCCCATGAAGTGGGTTCCTTTCAGTGCCCGGTCTGCACCAGAACCCTGCCCAATGCTGTGGCTCTGAAGAACCACCTCCGTATCCACACCCTATCCCCAAGCAGTGCCCAGGCAGAGGAAGACGGCGGTGACGAAGGCGCTGAAGACGGACATGATGAGAGGAACTATGGTCTTGCACAGGACCTGTCTGATGGCTTTGCCCGCAYTCACCTGAACAACAGTGGAATGGGTCATGGTGTGATGTCACATGACCCAGATGATCATAAGAAGTCACCTGTAACCGATGATGCCTGGGATCGTCCATTCAAATGCGATCAGTGTGATAGAACCTACCGCCACCATGGGAGCCTGGTTAATCACAAGAAATGTCACCAGGAGGGTGCGTTCAAGTGCACCGTCTGTTACAAGCAGTTCAACAACCTGGCTGCTCTCAACGGCCATGAGCGAACCCACTCAAAGTTTAAGACTCCTGGAGCATCGATGGTTAACAACAACATACATGATTCTGTGACTGATCAGCGTTCGTCTGCGCCCCAAACCGATGATGCAGCTAACTGCTTCTGCCACCTGTGCCAGGTAGCTTTGCCCAACAAGAGTGACTTCCAGGAGCACATCCTGTTGCATAATGCAGCCTCCTCTTCARTGGGTCTTMCCCGTAGTTTCCCTGGGATAATGSCGCACAATCTCAGCGCTGTCCGCTCCCCAGCATACACACCTGCCCTGGGTGACCCTCTGCCGCTTCCTCCTTTGCCWAATGATAAACGTGGCCCCTTTGACCCAATGCTTGGCCCTCCTGTCAATAACCCCATTTACACTTGTGCATACTGTGGGGCTGGGCATCCTGATCTGGAGAGRCTCAAAGTTCACTACCTGACCCATGACCCCCACCCAGGCTCCCATGGTCAGGATGGTATCCTGAACACTGATGGGATTGGCTCTAACTCTAACCCATCACCATCTGGAGAGYGAGTGCAATCTTCTTCTGATGATGGRGAACGTCGTTTCAAGTGTCAGGATTGTGGGAAAAGCTACCGCCATGCTGGAAGCCTGGTCAACCACAAGCGRTCCCACCAGACTGGCCTCTACCAGTGCACCATCTGCTGCAAGCAGTATCCGCARTTGGCWGCCTTGCATAGCCACCTCCGCAGCCATAAGGGAAGAACATCCAACCAATCYTCCCTCAACACTGAAGGCGACTGGCTCTCCTCMGAACCCCTGACACTTGACTCTCAGAATAGTTATGTGCAGGAGGGGAGCGGCGCAACCACCCCCATCTCCCTCCCRGGAAATCTTGGTGACGCTGCTCACTTTGTACCTGATGGTGGCCACAGCAGCGGTTTGGATTCACTGGAGTTCCATGATCGATTTGATGGCTCCCTTGCCCAGAGCAACTCTGGGCACTCCCCTCTTCCCCAGAACCACCGCCAGGCTGATAGACACATGTGCACTGACTGTGGAGAGATGTACGGGGACATATCTGGCATCAAGTCTCACATGTGCCCCCAACGGCGACAGAACCAGGGGATGTCCAATGGATTCATGGGAAACATGAGTGGCTACAACAGTCCTGGAGGCGCtgctctcccttcaggtggagGAAATGTGAAAGAGAGCAATGGACAGCGCTCTCAGTATGGTTCTCAGTCCCATGCCCAAGGAGGGGGAAAAAGGATGAATaaagaagatgatgatgatggtgaagtGTACCAGTGCTCGGTGTGTGGAAACCATTATGCCAGCCTCAGAGCTCTGAGGAGTCATCTGCGCAGCCATGCTAACAATCCCACAGGGCCTGGGACTTCGGCACTTTCTCCTAACGGTGAGGCAGACTGGAGGATTATCTGCAGCACCTGTGGCCAGAGCTTCTCCAGAAAGCAAGACCTGTTAAACCACCAACTGATTCATGGGCCACAYAGGTCAGATGCAGCAGCSCAGAGCATGGGGGCCGATCCCACCAKTACTAATGGCAAAATGGATGGTGATGGGAGGAATCACATTTGCGTTGACTGTGGCATGTTCTTTGCTGATCGCCATCACCTGATCACTCACCTGTGTCCTggaaagggaagaggaggagtgcTGAGCAAAGAAGGYTTGAATGGKGCTAAAGGGATGACTGGSGGAGATGGAGTTAGTGGCGGCGGAGTTGGAGGACCTGGAGGCAGTCGTGATATGGGAGGACAGGACCGTAGACAACAGATGCCAGATTCGGAGGATCGACCCCACAAATGTGACCAGTGTGGAAGGGGCTACAGGCACCCTTGCTCCCTGCTCAACCACAAGAAATCTCACAAGACCGGAGTCTTCAGATGCCTTGTCTGCCAGAAGCGCTACTACAACCTGCTGGCGCTTAAGAACCACCAGAGGACCCACTTTGATTTAAAAAG GCACAAGTGTGAGGAGTGTGGGAAGGCCTTCAAGATCCAGAAGCAGCTGGAAAACCACCTTCGGCTACATGAAGAACACCGAGCAAAGGCTCACGCCCAGCTCGCYAAACTAGGCAATGGAAGGTATCAAGGAGGACCCTCTGGCATGCAGGCCATGAGAGGAGAATCGTCCAAATCCCAGAACCCTGGCATGGGGGAAGTCAAGtatggacaacaacaacaaggctTCAAGCAACCCTACTCAGAGGCTGGRACTTCAAGGGCTCAGAATTTTGATCTACAAGAAGGGGGACGACGACCCTTCGCCTGTGACGAGTGCGGACGGAGCTATCGTCATGCAGGRAGCTTGGCCAATCACAAGAATCTTCACAAAATTGGCGAGTATCACTGCAATGTCTGCAACTCCACTTACCCSAACCGCCTGGCCATGAAAAACCATCTGCGTCTTCATTTTGCCCTCAAGAAGCACACTTGCCAGGAATGTGGCAAAGGATTCCGTACCCAAAAGCAGCTGACCACCCACCACTCTGCACAGCTCTGCAAGGGGGCTGCAGGAGCTGTTGCTCAAATGGATTACGAGTGTGATGGGTGCTGCGAGGGTTTCGCTACTGCAGACSAGCTGGCTGCACARGACTGCCCTGCTCAGCAGCTRCCTTCGTCCTCGGCCTCCCTCAACAGCTCAAGCCTCAGCATCGATGGGGCTGACCTTGTGCCAGATGAACGKCCCTACAGCTGTGACATCTGCAACTGCTCTTACAAACATGCCAGCAGCCTGCTgaaccacaagcacacacacaagacgGGCACRTTRACTTGCACCTACTGCGACAAGCCGTACTCCAACTACATGGCGCTGCGCAACCACATGCGCATCCACACGCAGAAGAAGAGGCACATCTGCCACCACTGRGGGAAAGCYTTCCGGCTAGCCAGATTCCTCCGCAATCACCAGAAGGTCCARGAGGAGGGCCACACACGCTTTGGCTGCACCAGCTGCGGGAAGAGCTTCCAGGGGAGGTCAGGCCTGGCGAGGCACCGCTGCGGGGAGAACCAGGTAGGCAAGGAGGGCAGGAGGATGGCCACTGCAAGCACGACAGGGGGAGAAGAGTGCCGGTACAC ATGTGACCAGTGTGGCCGCTCCTACGCCCATGCCAGCTCCCTCCTCAACCACAAAAACACCCACACCGTCGGCATTTACCACTGTGCTGTGTGCCTCAAGACCTATTCCAACCTCCTGGCCCTCAAGAACCACCGGCGCATCCATTCAGAGATACGGCGTCACCGCTGCCCAGAATGCGGCAAGGCTTTCCGTGTCTCCTCCCAGCTCAACAGCCACCGTCGCGTCCACCTAAAGGAGAGGGAGCTAACTTGTGGCCCCTGCCAGCGCAGCTTCCCCAGCCAGGCCAGCTTCCGGCTCCACCAGGAGATCTCCCACGGCCAAGCCCCCAGGCCCCCCCAGCAGAKACAGGCCAGGGCTGGGGGAGCCTCTGGGGGCACATCCGGGGGCGGGAGCTCAGGCCTTAYCTGGGYCTCCGGCCTGGATCTCACGRTGTTGCAGGCCCAAGGACTGGWCCCCAATGGACTACCCAAAATGAACTCCCTGTCCTTCCAAGGCCCCAGTGGCAGCAGGAGCCGTGGGGCGACGGGGACCAAGTCGCACGTCTGCAACCAGTGCGGCCGCTGCTACCTCCACGCCAGCTCCCTCCTCAACCACAAAAACAGTCACAAAACAGGCGCCTACTTCTGTAACTCCTGTCAGAAGGAGTTTCCCAACCTGATGTCCCTCAAGAACCACCGGCGCATTCACACTGAGCCCAAACGTTTCCAGTGCCCTGACTGCGGAAAGTCCTTCCGTGTGTCCACCCAGCTCATCTGCCACAGGCGCATCCACACAAAGGAAAAGCCCTTTTCCTGCCAGCAATGCGACAAGCGCTTCTCCAGCAAGTCCAACCTGCGCCACCACCAGAAGGTGCACTGGAGCAGCTCAGCGCCCCCTACCATGGCCATGGGCGCTGCCAGCTTCTTGG GTCATCCACCAATTGGCGCAGGGAGACCACCCAAGTCGCATGTCTGTGACCAGTGCGGCCGTGGTTACCGCCATGCCGGATCTCTCCAGAACCACAAGAACGTCCACAAGACAGGTGCCTATTTCTGCACCTCCTGTCAAAAGGAGTTTCACAATCTGAACGCCCTCAAGAACCACCGGCGCATCCATACGGAGACCAAACGCTACGAGTGCCCGGAGTGCGGAAAGTCCTTCCGTGTGTCCACCCAGCTCATAATCCACCGGCGCATCCACACCAAGGAGAAACCCTTCTCCTGCCAGCAGTGCGACAAGCGCTTCTCCAGCAAGTCCAACCTGCGTCACCACATGAAGTGGCATTGGGGCAGCTCAGCGTGA